In Papaver somniferum cultivar HN1 chromosome 1, ASM357369v1, whole genome shotgun sequence, a genomic segment contains:
- the LOC113328769 gene encoding 50S ribosomal protein L19, chloroplastic-like, translated as MQSFYKGLRCHLTSSNVSKISGLRGFIASVGSPLKSETKCSSPLESSAYHRRSCASSTCRIHGVGISKWGAFGPAFTTRSMTTDAHPREPVSGSTNDIAPPHIKFKRLDKTARHIMQIIDKEQVQAVKEHRDFPDIQPGDTVQLKVEVPDNKRRVQTLKGTVIARRNAGLHSTFRIRRMLAGVGVESVYPLYSPNIKEMKVLNKNKARRAKLYYLRDRKNALKKQ; from the exons ATGCAGTCATTCTATAAAGGGCTCCGATGTCATCTCACATCCTCAAATGTCAGTAAAATAAGTGGTCTTCGTGGATTCATTGCTTCTGTTGGCTCTCCTTTGAAATCA GAAACCAAATGTAGTTCCCCGTTGGAGTCCTCAGCATATCATCGCCGCAGCTGTGCATCGTCCACATGCAGAATCCATGGAGTAGGGATATCCAAATGGGGTGCATTTGGGCCTGCTTTCACTACCAGGTCCATGACAACAGATGCTCATCCCAGGGAACCGGTTTCTGGTTCCACCAATGACATAGCTCCTCCGCATATAAAATTCAAGAGGCTTGATAAAACAGCCAGACATATCATGCAG ATTATTGATAAGGAACAAGTGCAGGCAGTGAAAGAGCACAGAGATTTCCCTGATATACAACCTGGTGATACCGTCCAGCTTAAAGTG GAAGTTCCAGATAACAAACGACGAGTTCAAACTCTGAAAGGCACTGTTATTGCAAGAAGGAATGCCGGGCTACATTCAACATTTAGAATAAGAAGGATGTTAGCTGGTGTTGGAGTAGAATCTGTTTACCCTCT ATACTCTCCAAACATTAAGGAGATGAAAGTGCTGAACAAGAATAAAGCCAGGAGGGCCAAGCTTTACTATCTCAGGGATAGAAAGAATGCACTCAAGAAACAGTAA
- the LOC113305859 gene encoding probable serine/threonine-protein kinase PBL7 yields MDKDFSRLRIFILAVVSNFCRLWASSDDLSGCPLNFTAYPFLPSGECIRDPAVSINLWDSFHATTCCKVGLTTISQALALNANMTDSIFLTQKQWQNCSSDSSLFERQQSVSITTCGFDKLFYGSSGCSSFSYSTFKKTHPRLYENLIGNCTSQFSTSFNNTCKDCTKAITDTRDELMSLTDVDDKKNVTAKEICVFLVVVAAAVEHIGDFSWINDFYSCLLALDSADEGYSGLKYSTAQAILAILIAAMALVLIIVVIKYVTRRRVPRPVKGKEMAAWSGLYRFSKHEILNAINFSSHKVCLGTGSAGRVYKAVLPSGQIVAIKHIYKSNTSDTFTREVEGLSRIRHPNLVCLFGCCEEDGEQYLVYEFCSNGNLAQHLLRRITDLTWDRRVKILRDCAIALKFLHNNPYGCTVHRDIKLTNILLTDTMDPKLSDFGLARMLGMEESKVFTDVRGTLGYMDPEYMSNAKLTSASDVYSFGIVILQILSGRKVIELDIDARDQLTRKAKDVIMAKRPATEFEDPRLKGDLDAKDFRSILHIAVLCVANKSNGRPTIDNILQEIDDAWKNTQTFKNLKNEKNHSLVLSQNTANSSEVFSL; encoded by the exons ATGGATAAAGATTTTTCAAGGCTTCGGATTTTTATTCTTGCAGTTGTCTCTAATTTTTGCCGGTTGTGGGCTTCATCAGATGATTTATCAG GTTGCCCGCTGAACTTCACTGCATATCCATTTTTACCTTCAGGAGAATGCATCAGAGATCCAGCAGTGAGCATAAACCTGTGGGATAGTTTTCATGCAACAACATGTTGTAAAGTTGGTCTGACAACAATATCCCAAGCCCTGGCCTTGAACGCCAACATGACAGATTCTATCTTCCTAACTCAAAAGCAATGGCAAAACTGTTCATCCGATAGTTCTTTATTCGAGAGACAACAATCAGTTTCGATCACCACTTGTGGTTTTGATAAACTCTTTTATGGAAGCAGTGGTTGTTCAAGTTTTTCTTACTCAACCTTCAAAAAGACTCATCCCCGACTATATGAAAATTTAATAGGCAATTGTACTAGTCAGTTCAGTACCTCATTCAATAACACTTGCAAGGATTGTACAAAAGCCATTACAGATACAAGAGATGAACTAATGTCCCTAACAGATGTGGATGATAAAAAGAACGTTACTGCGAAAGAGATTTGTGTGTTCCTGGTGGTTGTTGCTGCTGCAGTTGAACATATTGGCGATTTTTCTTGGATCAATGATTTCTATAGTTGTTTGCTTGCTTTGGATAGTGCAG ATGAAGGTTACTCCGGCCTCAAGT ATTCTACAGCTCAGGCAATATTAGCAATACTTATAGCAGCAATGGCATTGGTTTTGATTATTGTAGTTATCAAGTATGTGACAAGGAGGAGGGTTCCCAGACCTGTTAAAG GGAAAGAAATGGCTGCATGGTCTGGTTTGTATAGATTCTCCAAGCACGAAATACTGAATGCCATAAACTTCAGCAGCCATAAAGTGTGCCTAGGCACTGGGAGTGCCGGCCGAGTCTACAAGGCTGTTCTTCCTAGTGGACAAATAGTTGCAATAAAACACATATACAAGAGCAATACCTCTGATACATTCACAAGGGAAGTGGAAGGTTTATCAAGAATTCGGCATCCTAATCTTGTCTGTCTCTTTGGATGCTGCGAAGAAGATGGGGAGCAGTATCTGGTTTATGAATTTTGTTCTAATGGCAATCTTGCTCAACATCTCCTAA GAAGGATTACTGATCTTACATGGGATAGAAGAGTAAAGATTTTGAGAGACTGCGCGATTGCATTGAAGTTCCTCCACAACAACCCTTACGGCTGTACTGTGCACAGAGATATCAAG CTTACAAACATCCTTCTGACAGACACAATGGATccaaagctttctgattttggcTTAGCAAGGATGCTTGGGATGGAAGAAAGCAAAGTTTTCACTGATGTTAGAGGAACCTTAGGCTATATGGACCCTGAGTATATGAGCAATGCTAAACTCACTTCAGCTAGTGATGTTTATAGTTTTGGTATTGTGATCCTACAAATTTTGTCAGGAAGAAAAGTTATCGAGTTAGATATCGATGCACGGGATCAACTGACTAGAAAG GCAAAAGATGTCATAATGGCGAAGCGACCCGCAACTGAATTTGAAGATCCACGCTTGAAAGGAGACTTAGATGCGAAAGATTTCAGGTCCATTCTACATATTGCAGTTCTTTGTGTTGCTAATAAAAGCAATGGTCGTCCTACAATTGACAATATTTTACAAGAAATCGATGACGCTTGGAAGAACACACAAACTTTTAAG AACTTGAAGAACGAGAAAAACCATTCATTAGTACTATCCCAAAACACTGCGAATTCATCTGAGGTTTTTTCATTATAG